A single genomic interval of Nerophis lumbriciformis linkage group LG17, RoL_Nlum_v2.1, whole genome shotgun sequence harbors:
- the sst1.1 gene encoding somatostatin 1, tandem duplicate 1, whose translation MCSSSRLLVLLLSLCAVAAVPRREGKHLMLSKEDVLHASLVDLLLSDLLQTENEVVEDEGFAAGMDPGDVHVALERSAGGGQLLGPRERKAGCKNFFWKTFTSC comes from the exons ATGTGCTCCTCCTCGCGCCTCCTCGTGCTCCTGCTGTCCCTCTGCGCCGTCGCCGCCGTCCCGCGCCGGGAGGGCAAGCACCTGATGCTCTCCAAAGAG GACGTGCTTCACGCCTCGCTGGTCGACCTCCTCCTCTCGGACCTCCTGCAGACGGAGAACGAGGTGGTGGAGGACGAGGGTTTTGCGGCCGGAATGGACCCGGGGGACGTCCACGTGGCCTTGGAGAGGTCCGCCGGCGGGGGTCAGCTTCTGGGGCCCCGCGAGAGAAAAGCTGGCTGCAAGAACTTCTTCTGGAAAACCTTCACGTCCTGCtga